The DNA segment TTTGGGCTACAGGAATGTGGCCTACAGGGAACGGCTCTGGGTCGCCCGAAGCATACCTGCCCGGCAGGTGTGGTGTCAGGGGAGTGTGATGTCTCCAGAGGGGAGACAGTCGGGAGAGGACACGGCGTCCGGCTGATTTGGACGGCAATCCTGCCGCAGTGCAGGCACGGCGCAGGCCCAGTACAGGCACTACCATGCGCCCATGACCCTGGACGCCCTGATCGTCGGCGCTGGCCCCAACGGCCTCTCGGCGGCCCTGACGCTGGCCCGCGCCGGACTGCGCGTGCAGGTGCTGGAAGCCCACGACACGGTGGGCGGCGGAATGCGGAGCCTGCCGCTGACTCTGCCCGGCTTTGTGCACGATTACGGCAGCGCCATTCACCCGCTGGCCGCCGCCAGCCCCGCGTTTCGCAGGTGGCCGCTGCACGCTTTTGGCCTGGACTGGGTGCAGCCCGGCGCGCCTGTCGCTCATCCGCTGGGAGTCGGCTCGGTCACGCTGGAGCGCAGTCTGGAGGCCACCGCCGAGGCACTGGGCGCAGACGGCCCCACCTGGACACGCCTGATGCAACCCCTCTTGAACGACTGGGAGGGCCTGCTGCACGACATCCTGCGCCCGCTGCCGCGTGTGCCGTCGCATTTTTTCACGTTGGCGCAGTTTGGCATTCGCGGGCTGCCGCCTGCCGGGGCGCTGGGCAAACTGCTGTTTCGCACCCCGGAGGCCCGCGCGTTGTGGGGCGGGTTGGCCGCGCACACCGTACTGCCGTTCTCGGCCCCCGGCACCTCGGCCATGACGCTGGTGCTGGCGCTGCTGGCCCACGCGGTGGGCTGGCCCTTCCCGCGCGGCGGGGCGCAGGCCATTCCCGACGCCATGCGGGCGTATCTGGAATTCCTGGGTGGAGAAGTCTTCACGGGCGTTCAGGTCAATTCCGCCGCCGATCTGCCCCCCGCCCGCGTGACGCTGGTGGACAGCAGCCCCGGCATGTTGCTGAAGCTGCTGGGTGACCGCGCCCCCGCCGCCTACCGCGCCGCGCTGGAACGCTACCGCTACGGCCCCGGCATCCAGAAGCTGGACTATGCCCTGAGTGGCCCGGTGCCCTGGACAGACCCGCGCGTGGCCCGCGCCGCCACCGTGCATCTGGGCGGCACGCTGGACGAGGTGGCCCGCTCGGAAGCTGCCGCCCCCACCCACGTCTCGCCGCGTCCCTACGTGCTGGCCGCGCAGCACACCCTGTTCGACTCCAGCCGCGCCCCCGCCGGGCAGCACACCTTCTGGGCCTATTCGCACGTCCCCAACGGCAGCGATGAGGACGTTCAGGACCGCATGGAAGACCAGATCGAGCGTTACGCCCCCGGCTTCCGTGACCTCGTGCTGGCCCGCCACCGCACCACCGCGCCCATGCTCCAGGCATACAGCCCGGTTTTTGGTGGCGGCGACGTGAACGGCGGTAAGGGTGATCTGTGGGGGCTGTTGGCCCGCCCGGTGCTGACTTCTACCCCCTACCGCACCCCGGTTAAGGGCTTTTACCTGTGTTCCAGCAGCACACCACCCGGCGGCGGCATTCACGGCATGGCGGGCTACCACGCCGCGCTAGCCGCGTTGAAAGACGAATTCAGGATTCAGGACTCGGAGGATTGAGGGCAGTTCATCAGCCGGGTTCCTAACTCCTGCCAGATGAGCCTCAGCGCGCGAACAGCAGAGGCGATACCCCGATCAACTGGATGATCAGGGCGGGTAGCAGCGGCAGCAGCGTGCCCATGACCGCCTGAATGGGCTTGTCGGTCAACTGGCGCATAGCGGCGTATACGAAGCCAAACTGCGCCGCCGTCCCCAGCAGCGTGACCACCACCAGTGCAAATCCGGCGGAGGTCTGGAAGGTCTGGGCCAGGGCAGCCCGCTCCAGCACGCGGGGATCGCTGCCCAGCCCAGCAATGCTGGCTGCGTCGGGCAGAAAGGTGGCGGCGGGGGTCAGCAGCGTGACCACGATCACCAGTAGGTACAGCGGGGCCATCAGCGCGAAGCTGGCCCCGTAGACCTCGGCGGCGCGGCCCTTGAACCCGGCCCCCACCCGGCCAAAGCCCCACATCAGTACGAAGATGAAAATGCTCAGGAAGGTGGTGCCCAGCACGTTGACCGCGTAGGTGGCGAAATTGGGGGCTGCCGTCTCACTGTTGGCCGCCGCGAAAGCCGCTGCGTGGCGCACCAGCAGGGTGTAGGCCAGTCCGCCCAGCAGCCCGGCCACGCCCGCCACCCAGATGTAGCGCCACCACACCAAGTCAACCTCCTGCAACTGGCGCACAAAACTGCGCGGGCTGACCAGCAGCGTGGCGGGCGTCGGCGGGTCGGGCAGGGGAGCTGGGGCGGATTTGCGCGGCGGGGATAGCCGGGGGGCGGTCTTACTGGCGTTGGAGTTGTTGGGCTTGGATTTGCGGGGAGAGGCCATAAACCCCGCCATGCTAGCGGCTGGGGCCAGGGACAGAAGGCGGGATCAGAACAGCGCGCCCCTCAGATCGGTAAACCACAGGCTGACCTGCGGGAAGGTCAGGGCCACTGCCACTATGCCAAACAGCACGATGACTACATAAGCAAGGCTGAGCCACGGGCCGGGGGCGCTACGCTCCTGCACGTCAGGCCTGGGCGTCAGCCACAGATGTAACACCACCATCACCACGCCACCGAAGAAGAGCGCGCCTAGCCCCAGTGGGATTTTCAGCGCCGGGTTGCTCAGCAGTTCGCCAGCCTGCGCGGGATCGCCCAGATTCTTTCCGGCCAGGAACGCGCCCAGGCCCACCGCGAGCGTGTTGTTGAGCGCGTGGACGATCACGCTGTTCCACAGGCTGCCGCTGTGCTGCACCAGCCGCGCCAGCACGTAGGCCAGCGGCAGAATCCCAGCAATACTGGCCGGAACGCCGTGCGCCACCGAGAACGCGAAGGTGGAGGTCAGCGCCGCCACCGTGAAGCCCGCCGCCCGTTCGTGGCCGCGCATCAGCAGGCCCCGGAAAGCGACTTCCTCGGCAAAGGGGATCAGCAGGCCCGCCGCCAGCAGCAGCGCCCACACGTCCGGCCCGCTGCTCAGAAACTGCGGCACTGAATCTGCCGCGCTGGGGAAGAAGGTGAGGTACGCCAGAGCAAAGGCGCGGGAGGCCAGAAATGCCAGCGCGAAGGCCGCCAGCGCCAGCCCCCAGGACGGCGGCGTGCGCCAGCGGGTGTCTGCGGCCAGCGCCCGCACGGTGGGCCGGAAGAAGATGAACGCCGCCGCCACCACCACCGCGAACGAGCCGAGCAGCGCCGTTCCCAGCGGGACACGCTGGGCGATCAGCAACGCCGAGACCACGTTCTGGATGATCAGCAGGCCCAGTGCGGCGCGGTTGCCGTCCACCGCCCGGATCCCCGCAGGAGGTGTGGGTGCGTGCGTCTCGTCGGGCCAGGGCTGGGGCGTGGTGGGAGAATCCGGCGCGGTCATGGTTCAGAGGGTACTGCGCCGCCCACGGGACACGCCTCCGCTGAATGGGGGAGGTTTCTTGAGGGTTGGGGCCTGGGTCACTGGCAAATTCTGGAGTTCGCTTTACGCAGTCAAAACCCCAATCGCCCCCGCCAGCGCCTCATCCCCGGTCTGGTGGTGCAACACGAAGCGCACCGAGTCCGGCCCCAACGCACTGGTCAGCACGCCCTGTTCAGCCCATTTAGCCACGTGTTCGGCAGCGTTGGGCAGCGTGGCGTAAATGATGTTGGTCTGCACGGCGGCGAGGTTCACATCAAAACCCGCGTTTGCCAGGGCATCGGCCAGTTGGCGGGTCCGGCGGTGGTCTTCCTTCAGAAGTGCGGGGCCGTCGCGCAGGGCCACCAAGGCGGCTGCGGCCAGAACCCCGGCTTGACGCATCCCGCCGCCCAGCATCTTGCGGTAGCGGTGCGCCTGTTGCATGGCGGCGGCACTGCCCACCAGCACGCTGCCCACGGGTGCGCCCAGCCCTTTGCTCAGGCACACGCTAACAGTGTGGAAGTGCTTCGTGATCTCGGACACCGGCACGTCCAGCGCCGCCGCCGCATTGAAGACCCGTGCGCCATCCAGATGCAGGGGAAGACCCTCGGCATCGGCCACCGCGCGAATCTGTTCAATCACCTTCAGGGGAATAACAGTTCCGCCCGCCTTGTTGTGGGTGTTTTCCAGACTGATCAGGCCGGTGGGCGACTGGTGGATGCTATGACGCACCGCCAGCCGCACCTGTTCGGGGTCTGGTACGCCCAGCGGTGCGGGCACGAAGCGCGGCACCACGCCAGAAAAGGCCGCCATCATGCCCAGTTCCCACTCATAGATGTGGCTGCCCTCGGCGCAGACGACTTCCTCACCCCGGCGGGTGTGCAGGGCAATCGCCACCTGATTGGTCATGCTGCCGGACGGCATGAACAGGCCCGCCTCGTGTCCGGTCAAGCGGGCAACTTCGGCTTGTAACTCGTTGACAGTAGGGTCCTCGCCGTACACGTCGTCGCCCACCGCCGCCGACGCCATCGCGGCGCGCATTTCGGGGGTGGGCGTGGTGACGGTATCAGAGCGGAGATCGGCAATTGGGTGGGACATGGGGAGGATGGTACGCCAGCGCGGCTCAGCCTGCTGCCATCTCCGCCCTTCTTTCCTCAATAATCTTCTTAGCCAGATGGTCCGGCACGTCCTGATACCCGTGCGGCTTGACGGAAAAGGCCCCTCGGTCCCCAGTCAATGAGCGCAGATCGGCGCTGTAATTCTGCAACTCCGCCTGCGGCACTACGGCGCTGATAGTAATCACCGTGCCGCCCGTGTCCATGCCCTGCACGCGGGCGCGGCGCGTTTGCAAGTCGCTGATCAGGTCGCCCGTAAAAGAGGCTGGCGCACGAACTTTCAGCAGCACGGCAGGTTCTAGCAGGCCGGGCCGGGCGTTCGCCAGCGCGTTCTTGAGGGCCTGACCGCCCGCCATGCGAAAGGCGATGTCCGAACTGTCCACATCGTGATAGCTGCCGTCCAGTACGGTCACCCGCACGTCTTGCAGCGGGTAGCCCGCCAGACTGCCCTTGATCATGGCCTCCTGCACGCCCTTCTCTATGCTGGGGATGTATTTGCCGGGAATCGCGCCGCCCACCACCGCACTCCTGAATTCAAAATCCTCGCCGGGTTCAATGCGAATGGTGCAATCGCCGTACTGTCCGTGG comes from the Deinococcus sp. AJ005 genome and includes:
- a CDS encoding NAD(P)/FAD-dependent oxidoreductase, with product MTLDALIVGAGPNGLSAALTLARAGLRVQVLEAHDTVGGGMRSLPLTLPGFVHDYGSAIHPLAAASPAFRRWPLHAFGLDWVQPGAPVAHPLGVGSVTLERSLEATAEALGADGPTWTRLMQPLLNDWEGLLHDILRPLPRVPSHFFTLAQFGIRGLPPAGALGKLLFRTPEARALWGGLAAHTVLPFSAPGTSAMTLVLALLAHAVGWPFPRGGAQAIPDAMRAYLEFLGGEVFTGVQVNSAADLPPARVTLVDSSPGMLLKLLGDRAPAAYRAALERYRYGPGIQKLDYALSGPVPWTDPRVARAATVHLGGTLDEVARSEAAAPTHVSPRPYVLAAQHTLFDSSRAPAGQHTFWAYSHVPNGSDEDVQDRMEDQIERYAPGFRDLVLARHRTTAPMLQAYSPVFGGGDVNGGKGDLWGLLARPVLTSTPYRTPVKGFYLCSSSTPPGGGIHGMAGYHAALAALKDEFRIQDSED
- a CDS encoding CPBP family intramembrane glutamic endopeptidase, whose product is MTAPDSPTTPQPWPDETHAPTPPAGIRAVDGNRAALGLLIIQNVVSALLIAQRVPLGTALLGSFAVVVAAAFIFFRPTVRALAADTRWRTPPSWGLALAAFALAFLASRAFALAYLTFFPSAADSVPQFLSSGPDVWALLLAAGLLIPFAEEVAFRGLLMRGHERAAGFTVAALTSTFAFSVAHGVPASIAGILPLAYVLARLVQHSGSLWNSVIVHALNNTLAVGLGAFLAGKNLGDPAQAGELLSNPALKIPLGLGALFFGGVVMVVLHLWLTPRPDVQERSAPGPWLSLAYVVIVLFGIVAVALTFPQVSLWFTDLRGALF
- a CDS encoding low specificity L-threonine aldolase produces the protein MSHPIADLRSDTVTTPTPEMRAAMASAAVGDDVYGEDPTVNELQAEVARLTGHEAGLFMPSGSMTNQVAIALHTRRGEEVVCAEGSHIYEWELGMMAAFSGVVPRFVPAPLGVPDPEQVRLAVRHSIHQSPTGLISLENTHNKAGGTVIPLKVIEQIRAVADAEGLPLHLDGARVFNAAAALDVPVSEITKHFHTVSVCLSKGLGAPVGSVLVGSAAAMQQAHRYRKMLGGGMRQAGVLAAAALVALRDGPALLKEDHRRTRQLADALANAGFDVNLAAVQTNIIYATLPNAAEHVAKWAEQGVLTSALGPDSVRFVLHHQTGDEALAGAIGVLTA